A stretch of Macadamia integrifolia cultivar HAES 741 chromosome 7, SCU_Mint_v3, whole genome shotgun sequence DNA encodes these proteins:
- the LOC122083140 gene encoding mitochondrial import receptor subunit TOM6 homolog has protein sequence MFLGAFPRKPDKAVALKQLRSHVTIFGVWVAVVRVTPYILHYLCEEKEELKLDL, from the coding sequence ATGTTTTTGGGTGCATTTCCACGGAAGCCGGACAAGGCGGTAGCGCTGAAGCAGCTGAGATCTCATGTAACGATATTTGGAGTGTGGGTGGCAGTTGTTCGAGTCACTCCTTACATTCTCCATTACCTCTGCgaagaaaaagaggaactcAAGCTCGACCTCTGA